One Cucumis sativus cultivar 9930 chromosome 1, Cucumber_9930_V3, whole genome shotgun sequence DNA segment encodes these proteins:
- the LOC101217420 gene encoding transcription factor GTE10 isoform X4 gives MAPTVPIEFAGQKESRKYSLSQAMGKSRKYSKGLSFGFVPDYRHAVETVGESEGFGSSGRMDTGISTLDDSRAIKRKRISMNADGYDCFGAPLQVFSLSTLSRSERKDLELRLKLELEQVRLLQKRASNVSSNFAVSSSSNIQSSSDQHRGAPPETLNRLNEASVPPAKKQLVPSGRNGPSAKRSSSGRFESAKPAAVSASSTASLKQCEQLLQRLMSHTFGWVFNTPVDVVKLNIPDYFTVIKHPMDLGTVKSKLTAGEYTHPLDFAADVRLTFSNAMTYNPPANDVHTMAKTLSKFFEVRWKTIEKKFPTTTEEQRQVPSATTVPKEAESALPVPPPKKTKFPTNDPDVQPTSVVKVMTDQEKHKLSVELEALLGELPESIINFLKEHSSNSQAGEDEIEIDIDALSDDTLFALRKLLDDYMMEKQKCTKAEPCVVELHNESGFSNSSMPPSKGNDPIDEDVDILGGNDPPVSSYPPIEIEKDAVRRDSKCSNSSSSSSESDSGTESLSGSESNAAKALESNVAPKEILCFETNVDQKQCELGDLEIGNYEENEIGLVDQTAEANTNTIEPDSYQEEGESAPSKRQVSPDRLYRAALLRNRFADTILKAREKALEKGDKRDPEKVRMEREELERQQREEKARLQAEAKAAEDARRKAEAEAAAEAKKKRELDREAARQALLKMEKTVDINENSQFMEDLEMLRASNDELLPNFTEESSPEHSQNGFGSFKLQGSNPLEQLGLYMKVDEEDEEEESEPPQSVNKAANDVEEGEID, from the exons ATGGCTCCGACTGTTCCTATAGAGTTTGCTGGACAGAAGGAATCTCGAAAGTATTCACTTTCACAGGCAATGGGGAAATCGAGGAAATATTCCAAAGGgctttcttttggttttgttccGGATTACCGACATGCTGTGGAAACAGTTGGCGAATCAGAAGGGTTTGGGAGCTCTGGACGAATGGATACTGGAATCTCTACTCTTGATGATTCACGGGCCATTAAGAGGAAACGTATTAGTATGAATGCAGATGGTTACGATTGTTTTGGTGCTCCACTTCAAGTTTTTTCTCTATCAACATTGTCTCGGTCTGAAAGGAAGGATTTAGAGTTAAGGTTAAAGTTAGAACTTGAGCAGGTCCGACTGCTGCAAAAAAGAGCTTCTAATGTTAGTTCAAATTTTGCTGTCTCATCATCTAGTAATATCCAGAGTTCTAGTGATCAGCACAGGGGAGCTCCTCCAGAGACTTTAAATAGGTTGAATGAGGCATCGGTTCCTCCTGCTAAAAAGCAGCTAGTGCCCTCTGGACGCAATGGCCCTTCTGCTAAAAGAAGTTCATCTGGGCGGTTTGAGTCTGCTAAACCAGCTGCTGTATCTGCATCCTCAACTGCGTCATTGAAACAATGTGAACAGCTGCTGCAACGCTTGATGTCACATACATTTGGTTGGGTGTTTAACACTCCAGTGGATGTGGTCAAGTTGAATATTCCAGATTACTTTACTGTTATAAAGCATCCGATGGATCTGGGCACTGTGAAGTCTAAGCTTACTGCAGGAGAATACACCCATCCATTGGATTTTGCTGCTGATGTTCGACTTACTTTTTCAAATGCAATGACTTACAACCCTCCAGCTAATGACGTCCATACCATGGCTAAAACACTAAGTAAATTTTTTGAAGTTAGATGGAAAACTATAGAGAAGAAATTCCCTACGACAACTGAAGAACAACGTCAAGTACCTTCAGCCACGACTGTTCCCAAGGAAGCTGAAAGTGCTCTGCCAGTGCCACCTCCAAAAAAGACGAAATTCCCTACAAACGACCCTGATGTTCAGCCAACCAGTGTGGTAAAAGTCATGACTGACCAGGAGAAGCATAAACTAAGTGTAGAGTTGGAGGCTTTGCTGGGAGAGTTACCTGAAAGCATCATTAATTTCCTAAAGGAGCATAGTTCTAATTCTCAAGCTGGTGAGGATGAGATTGAAATTGACATCGATGCTCTTAGTGATGATACCTTGTTTGCCTTGAGGAAACTATTAGACGATTATATGATGGAAAAGCAGAAATGCACAAAGGCTGAACCATGTGTAGTAGAG CTTCATAATGAATCAGGATTTAGCAATTCATCAATGCCACCAAGTAAAG GAAATGATCCCATTGATGAGGATGTTGACATTTTGGGTGGAAATGACCCCCCTGTTTCAAGCTATCCTCCGATAGAGATAGAAAAAGATGCAGTCCGTAGAGATAGTAAATGCAGTAATTCCAGTAGCTCGAGTAGTGAATCAG ATTCTGGCACAGAAAGCTTGTCGGGAAGTGAATCTAATGCTGCTAAAGCTTTAGAGAGTAATGTGGCTCCAAAG gaaattttgtgttttgaaaCAAATGTGGATCAGAAGCAATGCGAACTTGGTGATTTAGAAATTGGAAATT atgaagaaaatgagattggTCTAGTTGATCAAACCGCAGAGGCCAATACGAACACTATTGAGCCAGATAGCTACCAAGAGGAGG GGGAGAGTGCTCCATCTAAGAGGCAAGTCTCCCCCGACAGGCTTTACCGTGCAGCTTTGTTAAGGAACCGTTTCGCTGACACTATACTGAAAGCTCGAGAAAAGGCACTTGAAAAG GGTGACAAACGGGATCCTGAAAAAGTGAGAATGGAGAGGGAAGAACTCGAAAGACAGCAAAGAGAAG AAAAAGCACGGTTGCAAGCGGAGGCAAAAGCTGCAGAGGATGCTCGGAGGAAGGCTGAAGCTGAAGCTGCAGCCGAAGCTAAGAAGAAAAGGGAGTTGGATAGAGAAGCTGCACGTCAAGCCTTACTTAAG ATGGAAAAGACTGTTGATATTAATGAGAACAGTCAATTCATGGAGGATCTAGAAATGCTTAGGGCTTCCAACGACGAGCTTCTACCAAACTTCACAGAGGAGTCAAGCCCAGAACATTCTCAGAATGGATTTGGCAGTTTCAAACTTCAAGGTAGTAACCCCTTAGAACAACTTGGTTTGTACATGAAGGTGgatgaggaagatgaagaggaagaaagtgAACCACCTCAAAGTGTTAATAAGGCAGCAAATGATGTTGAAGAAGGGGAAATCGATTAG
- the LOC101217420 gene encoding transcription factor GTE10 isoform X2, translating to MAPTVPIEFAGQKESRKYSLSQAMGKSRKYSKGLSFGFVPDYRHAVETVGESEGFGSSGRMDTGISTLDDSRAIKRKRISMNADGYDCFGAPLQVFSLSTLSRSERKDLELRLKLELEQVRLLQKRASNVSSNFAVSSSSNIQSSSDQHRGAPPETLNRLNEASVPPAKKQLVPSGRNGPSAKRSSSGRFESAKPAAVSASSTASLKQCEQLLQRLMSHTFGWVFNTPVDVVKLNIPDYFTVIKHPMDLGTVKSKLTAGEYTHPLDFAADVRLTFSNAMTYNPPANDVHTMAKTLSKFFEVRWKTIEKKFPTTTEEQRQVPSATTVPKEAESALPVPPPKKTKFPTNDPDVQPTSVVKVMTDQEKHKLSVELEALLGELPESIINFLKEHSSNSQAGEDEIEIDIDALSDDTLFALRKLLDDYMMEKQKCTKAEPCVVELHNESGFSNSSMPPSKGNDPIDEDVDILGGNDPPVSSYPPIEIEKDAVRRDSKCSNSSSSSSESGSSSSDSGTESLSGSESNAAKALESNVAPKEILCFETNVDQKQCELGDLEIGNYEENEIGLVDQTAEANTNTIEPDSYQEEGESAPSKRQVSPDRLYRAALLRNRFADTILKAREKALEKGDKRDPEKVRMEREELERQQREEKARLQAEAKAAEDARRKAEAEAAAEAKKKRELDREAARQALLKMEKTVDINENSQFMEDLEMLRASNDELLPNFTEESSPEHSQNGFGSFKLQGSNPLEQLGLYMKVDEEDEEEESEPPQSVNKAANDVEEGEID from the exons ATGGCTCCGACTGTTCCTATAGAGTTTGCTGGACAGAAGGAATCTCGAAAGTATTCACTTTCACAGGCAATGGGGAAATCGAGGAAATATTCCAAAGGgctttcttttggttttgttccGGATTACCGACATGCTGTGGAAACAGTTGGCGAATCAGAAGGGTTTGGGAGCTCTGGACGAATGGATACTGGAATCTCTACTCTTGATGATTCACGGGCCATTAAGAGGAAACGTATTAGTATGAATGCAGATGGTTACGATTGTTTTGGTGCTCCACTTCAAGTTTTTTCTCTATCAACATTGTCTCGGTCTGAAAGGAAGGATTTAGAGTTAAGGTTAAAGTTAGAACTTGAGCAGGTCCGACTGCTGCAAAAAAGAGCTTCTAATGTTAGTTCAAATTTTGCTGTCTCATCATCTAGTAATATCCAGAGTTCTAGTGATCAGCACAGGGGAGCTCCTCCAGAGACTTTAAATAGGTTGAATGAGGCATCGGTTCCTCCTGCTAAAAAGCAGCTAGTGCCCTCTGGACGCAATGGCCCTTCTGCTAAAAGAAGTTCATCTGGGCGGTTTGAGTCTGCTAAACCAGCTGCTGTATCTGCATCCTCAACTGCGTCATTGAAACAATGTGAACAGCTGCTGCAACGCTTGATGTCACATACATTTGGTTGGGTGTTTAACACTCCAGTGGATGTGGTCAAGTTGAATATTCCAGATTACTTTACTGTTATAAAGCATCCGATGGATCTGGGCACTGTGAAGTCTAAGCTTACTGCAGGAGAATACACCCATCCATTGGATTTTGCTGCTGATGTTCGACTTACTTTTTCAAATGCAATGACTTACAACCCTCCAGCTAATGACGTCCATACCATGGCTAAAACACTAAGTAAATTTTTTGAAGTTAGATGGAAAACTATAGAGAAGAAATTCCCTACGACAACTGAAGAACAACGTCAAGTACCTTCAGCCACGACTGTTCCCAAGGAAGCTGAAAGTGCTCTGCCAGTGCCACCTCCAAAAAAGACGAAATTCCCTACAAACGACCCTGATGTTCAGCCAACCAGTGTGGTAAAAGTCATGACTGACCAGGAGAAGCATAAACTAAGTGTAGAGTTGGAGGCTTTGCTGGGAGAGTTACCTGAAAGCATCATTAATTTCCTAAAGGAGCATAGTTCTAATTCTCAAGCTGGTGAGGATGAGATTGAAATTGACATCGATGCTCTTAGTGATGATACCTTGTTTGCCTTGAGGAAACTATTAGACGATTATATGATGGAAAAGCAGAAATGCACAAAGGCTGAACCATGTGTAGTAGAG CTTCATAATGAATCAGGATTTAGCAATTCATCAATGCCACCAAGTAAAG GAAATGATCCCATTGATGAGGATGTTGACATTTTGGGTGGAAATGACCCCCCTGTTTCAAGCTATCCTCCGATAGAGATAGAAAAAGATGCAGTCCGTAGAGATAGTAAATGCAGTAATTCCAGTAGCTCGAGTAGTGAATCAGGTTCTTCATCTAGTG ATTCTGGCACAGAAAGCTTGTCGGGAAGTGAATCTAATGCTGCTAAAGCTTTAGAGAGTAATGTGGCTCCAAAG gaaattttgtgttttgaaaCAAATGTGGATCAGAAGCAATGCGAACTTGGTGATTTAGAAATTGGAAATT atgaagaaaatgagattggTCTAGTTGATCAAACCGCAGAGGCCAATACGAACACTATTGAGCCAGATAGCTACCAAGAGGAGG GGGAGAGTGCTCCATCTAAGAGGCAAGTCTCCCCCGACAGGCTTTACCGTGCAGCTTTGTTAAGGAACCGTTTCGCTGACACTATACTGAAAGCTCGAGAAAAGGCACTTGAAAAG GGTGACAAACGGGATCCTGAAAAAGTGAGAATGGAGAGGGAAGAACTCGAAAGACAGCAAAGAGAAG AAAAAGCACGGTTGCAAGCGGAGGCAAAAGCTGCAGAGGATGCTCGGAGGAAGGCTGAAGCTGAAGCTGCAGCCGAAGCTAAGAAGAAAAGGGAGTTGGATAGAGAAGCTGCACGTCAAGCCTTACTTAAG ATGGAAAAGACTGTTGATATTAATGAGAACAGTCAATTCATGGAGGATCTAGAAATGCTTAGGGCTTCCAACGACGAGCTTCTACCAAACTTCACAGAGGAGTCAAGCCCAGAACATTCTCAGAATGGATTTGGCAGTTTCAAACTTCAAGGTAGTAACCCCTTAGAACAACTTGGTTTGTACATGAAGGTGgatgaggaagatgaagaggaagaaagtgAACCACCTCAAAGTGTTAATAAGGCAGCAAATGATGTTGAAGAAGGGGAAATCGATTAG
- the LOC101217420 gene encoding transcription factor GTE10 isoform X3 has product MAPTVPIEFAGQKESRKYSLSQAMGKSRKYSKGLSFGFVPDYRHAVETVGESEGFGSSGRMDTGISTLDDSRAIKRKRISMNADGYDCFGAPLQVFSLSTLSRSERKDLELRLKLELEQVRLLQKRASNVSSNFAVSSSSNIQSSSDQHRGAPPETLNRLNEASVPPAKKQLVPSGRNGPSAKRSSSGRFESAKPAAVSASSTASLKQCEQLLQRLMSHTFGWVFNTPVDVVKLNIPDYFTVIKHPMDLGTVKSKLTAGEYTHPLDFAADVRLTFSNAMTYNPPANDVHTMAKTLSKFFEVRWKTIEKKFPTTTEEQRQVPSATTVPKEAESALPVPPPKKTKFPTNDPDVQPTSVVKVMTDQEKHKLSVELEALLGELPESIINFLKEHSSNSQAGEDEIEIDIDALSDDTLFALRKLLDDYMMEKQKCTKAEPCVVELHNESGFSNSSMPPSKGNDPIDEDVDILGGNDPPVSSYPPIEIEKDAVRRDSKCSNSSSSSSESDSGTESLSGSESNAAKALESNVAPKQEILCFETNVDQKQCELGDLEIGNYEENEIGLVDQTAEANTNTIEPDSYQEEGESAPSKRQVSPDRLYRAALLRNRFADTILKAREKALEKGDKRDPEKVRMEREELERQQREEKARLQAEAKAAEDARRKAEAEAAAEAKKKRELDREAARQALLKMEKTVDINENSQFMEDLEMLRASNDELLPNFTEESSPEHSQNGFGSFKLQGSNPLEQLGLYMKVDEEDEEEESEPPQSVNKAANDVEEGEID; this is encoded by the exons ATGGCTCCGACTGTTCCTATAGAGTTTGCTGGACAGAAGGAATCTCGAAAGTATTCACTTTCACAGGCAATGGGGAAATCGAGGAAATATTCCAAAGGgctttcttttggttttgttccGGATTACCGACATGCTGTGGAAACAGTTGGCGAATCAGAAGGGTTTGGGAGCTCTGGACGAATGGATACTGGAATCTCTACTCTTGATGATTCACGGGCCATTAAGAGGAAACGTATTAGTATGAATGCAGATGGTTACGATTGTTTTGGTGCTCCACTTCAAGTTTTTTCTCTATCAACATTGTCTCGGTCTGAAAGGAAGGATTTAGAGTTAAGGTTAAAGTTAGAACTTGAGCAGGTCCGACTGCTGCAAAAAAGAGCTTCTAATGTTAGTTCAAATTTTGCTGTCTCATCATCTAGTAATATCCAGAGTTCTAGTGATCAGCACAGGGGAGCTCCTCCAGAGACTTTAAATAGGTTGAATGAGGCATCGGTTCCTCCTGCTAAAAAGCAGCTAGTGCCCTCTGGACGCAATGGCCCTTCTGCTAAAAGAAGTTCATCTGGGCGGTTTGAGTCTGCTAAACCAGCTGCTGTATCTGCATCCTCAACTGCGTCATTGAAACAATGTGAACAGCTGCTGCAACGCTTGATGTCACATACATTTGGTTGGGTGTTTAACACTCCAGTGGATGTGGTCAAGTTGAATATTCCAGATTACTTTACTGTTATAAAGCATCCGATGGATCTGGGCACTGTGAAGTCTAAGCTTACTGCAGGAGAATACACCCATCCATTGGATTTTGCTGCTGATGTTCGACTTACTTTTTCAAATGCAATGACTTACAACCCTCCAGCTAATGACGTCCATACCATGGCTAAAACACTAAGTAAATTTTTTGAAGTTAGATGGAAAACTATAGAGAAGAAATTCCCTACGACAACTGAAGAACAACGTCAAGTACCTTCAGCCACGACTGTTCCCAAGGAAGCTGAAAGTGCTCTGCCAGTGCCACCTCCAAAAAAGACGAAATTCCCTACAAACGACCCTGATGTTCAGCCAACCAGTGTGGTAAAAGTCATGACTGACCAGGAGAAGCATAAACTAAGTGTAGAGTTGGAGGCTTTGCTGGGAGAGTTACCTGAAAGCATCATTAATTTCCTAAAGGAGCATAGTTCTAATTCTCAAGCTGGTGAGGATGAGATTGAAATTGACATCGATGCTCTTAGTGATGATACCTTGTTTGCCTTGAGGAAACTATTAGACGATTATATGATGGAAAAGCAGAAATGCACAAAGGCTGAACCATGTGTAGTAGAG CTTCATAATGAATCAGGATTTAGCAATTCATCAATGCCACCAAGTAAAG GAAATGATCCCATTGATGAGGATGTTGACATTTTGGGTGGAAATGACCCCCCTGTTTCAAGCTATCCTCCGATAGAGATAGAAAAAGATGCAGTCCGTAGAGATAGTAAATGCAGTAATTCCAGTAGCTCGAGTAGTGAATCAG ATTCTGGCACAGAAAGCTTGTCGGGAAGTGAATCTAATGCTGCTAAAGCTTTAGAGAGTAATGTGGCTCCAAAG CAggaaattttgtgttttgaaaCAAATGTGGATCAGAAGCAATGCGAACTTGGTGATTTAGAAATTGGAAATT atgaagaaaatgagattggTCTAGTTGATCAAACCGCAGAGGCCAATACGAACACTATTGAGCCAGATAGCTACCAAGAGGAGG GGGAGAGTGCTCCATCTAAGAGGCAAGTCTCCCCCGACAGGCTTTACCGTGCAGCTTTGTTAAGGAACCGTTTCGCTGACACTATACTGAAAGCTCGAGAAAAGGCACTTGAAAAG GGTGACAAACGGGATCCTGAAAAAGTGAGAATGGAGAGGGAAGAACTCGAAAGACAGCAAAGAGAAG AAAAAGCACGGTTGCAAGCGGAGGCAAAAGCTGCAGAGGATGCTCGGAGGAAGGCTGAAGCTGAAGCTGCAGCCGAAGCTAAGAAGAAAAGGGAGTTGGATAGAGAAGCTGCACGTCAAGCCTTACTTAAG ATGGAAAAGACTGTTGATATTAATGAGAACAGTCAATTCATGGAGGATCTAGAAATGCTTAGGGCTTCCAACGACGAGCTTCTACCAAACTTCACAGAGGAGTCAAGCCCAGAACATTCTCAGAATGGATTTGGCAGTTTCAAACTTCAAGGTAGTAACCCCTTAGAACAACTTGGTTTGTACATGAAGGTGgatgaggaagatgaagaggaagaaagtgAACCACCTCAAAGTGTTAATAAGGCAGCAAATGATGTTGAAGAAGGGGAAATCGATTAG
- the LOC101217420 gene encoding transcription factor GTE10 isoform X1 has product MAPTVPIEFAGQKESRKYSLSQAMGKSRKYSKGLSFGFVPDYRHAVETVGESEGFGSSGRMDTGISTLDDSRAIKRKRISMNADGYDCFGAPLQVFSLSTLSRSERKDLELRLKLELEQVRLLQKRASNVSSNFAVSSSSNIQSSSDQHRGAPPETLNRLNEASVPPAKKQLVPSGRNGPSAKRSSSGRFESAKPAAVSASSTASLKQCEQLLQRLMSHTFGWVFNTPVDVVKLNIPDYFTVIKHPMDLGTVKSKLTAGEYTHPLDFAADVRLTFSNAMTYNPPANDVHTMAKTLSKFFEVRWKTIEKKFPTTTEEQRQVPSATTVPKEAESALPVPPPKKTKFPTNDPDVQPTSVVKVMTDQEKHKLSVELEALLGELPESIINFLKEHSSNSQAGEDEIEIDIDALSDDTLFALRKLLDDYMMEKQKCTKAEPCVVELHNESGFSNSSMPPSKGNDPIDEDVDILGGNDPPVSSYPPIEIEKDAVRRDSKCSNSSSSSSESGSSSSDSGTESLSGSESNAAKALESNVAPKQEILCFETNVDQKQCELGDLEIGNYEENEIGLVDQTAEANTNTIEPDSYQEEGESAPSKRQVSPDRLYRAALLRNRFADTILKAREKALEKGDKRDPEKVRMEREELERQQREEKARLQAEAKAAEDARRKAEAEAAAEAKKKRELDREAARQALLKMEKTVDINENSQFMEDLEMLRASNDELLPNFTEESSPEHSQNGFGSFKLQGSNPLEQLGLYMKVDEEDEEEESEPPQSVNKAANDVEEGEID; this is encoded by the exons ATGGCTCCGACTGTTCCTATAGAGTTTGCTGGACAGAAGGAATCTCGAAAGTATTCACTTTCACAGGCAATGGGGAAATCGAGGAAATATTCCAAAGGgctttcttttggttttgttccGGATTACCGACATGCTGTGGAAACAGTTGGCGAATCAGAAGGGTTTGGGAGCTCTGGACGAATGGATACTGGAATCTCTACTCTTGATGATTCACGGGCCATTAAGAGGAAACGTATTAGTATGAATGCAGATGGTTACGATTGTTTTGGTGCTCCACTTCAAGTTTTTTCTCTATCAACATTGTCTCGGTCTGAAAGGAAGGATTTAGAGTTAAGGTTAAAGTTAGAACTTGAGCAGGTCCGACTGCTGCAAAAAAGAGCTTCTAATGTTAGTTCAAATTTTGCTGTCTCATCATCTAGTAATATCCAGAGTTCTAGTGATCAGCACAGGGGAGCTCCTCCAGAGACTTTAAATAGGTTGAATGAGGCATCGGTTCCTCCTGCTAAAAAGCAGCTAGTGCCCTCTGGACGCAATGGCCCTTCTGCTAAAAGAAGTTCATCTGGGCGGTTTGAGTCTGCTAAACCAGCTGCTGTATCTGCATCCTCAACTGCGTCATTGAAACAATGTGAACAGCTGCTGCAACGCTTGATGTCACATACATTTGGTTGGGTGTTTAACACTCCAGTGGATGTGGTCAAGTTGAATATTCCAGATTACTTTACTGTTATAAAGCATCCGATGGATCTGGGCACTGTGAAGTCTAAGCTTACTGCAGGAGAATACACCCATCCATTGGATTTTGCTGCTGATGTTCGACTTACTTTTTCAAATGCAATGACTTACAACCCTCCAGCTAATGACGTCCATACCATGGCTAAAACACTAAGTAAATTTTTTGAAGTTAGATGGAAAACTATAGAGAAGAAATTCCCTACGACAACTGAAGAACAACGTCAAGTACCTTCAGCCACGACTGTTCCCAAGGAAGCTGAAAGTGCTCTGCCAGTGCCACCTCCAAAAAAGACGAAATTCCCTACAAACGACCCTGATGTTCAGCCAACCAGTGTGGTAAAAGTCATGACTGACCAGGAGAAGCATAAACTAAGTGTAGAGTTGGAGGCTTTGCTGGGAGAGTTACCTGAAAGCATCATTAATTTCCTAAAGGAGCATAGTTCTAATTCTCAAGCTGGTGAGGATGAGATTGAAATTGACATCGATGCTCTTAGTGATGATACCTTGTTTGCCTTGAGGAAACTATTAGACGATTATATGATGGAAAAGCAGAAATGCACAAAGGCTGAACCATGTGTAGTAGAG CTTCATAATGAATCAGGATTTAGCAATTCATCAATGCCACCAAGTAAAG GAAATGATCCCATTGATGAGGATGTTGACATTTTGGGTGGAAATGACCCCCCTGTTTCAAGCTATCCTCCGATAGAGATAGAAAAAGATGCAGTCCGTAGAGATAGTAAATGCAGTAATTCCAGTAGCTCGAGTAGTGAATCAGGTTCTTCATCTAGTG ATTCTGGCACAGAAAGCTTGTCGGGAAGTGAATCTAATGCTGCTAAAGCTTTAGAGAGTAATGTGGCTCCAAAG CAggaaattttgtgttttgaaaCAAATGTGGATCAGAAGCAATGCGAACTTGGTGATTTAGAAATTGGAAATT atgaagaaaatgagattggTCTAGTTGATCAAACCGCAGAGGCCAATACGAACACTATTGAGCCAGATAGCTACCAAGAGGAGG GGGAGAGTGCTCCATCTAAGAGGCAAGTCTCCCCCGACAGGCTTTACCGTGCAGCTTTGTTAAGGAACCGTTTCGCTGACACTATACTGAAAGCTCGAGAAAAGGCACTTGAAAAG GGTGACAAACGGGATCCTGAAAAAGTGAGAATGGAGAGGGAAGAACTCGAAAGACAGCAAAGAGAAG AAAAAGCACGGTTGCAAGCGGAGGCAAAAGCTGCAGAGGATGCTCGGAGGAAGGCTGAAGCTGAAGCTGCAGCCGAAGCTAAGAAGAAAAGGGAGTTGGATAGAGAAGCTGCACGTCAAGCCTTACTTAAG ATGGAAAAGACTGTTGATATTAATGAGAACAGTCAATTCATGGAGGATCTAGAAATGCTTAGGGCTTCCAACGACGAGCTTCTACCAAACTTCACAGAGGAGTCAAGCCCAGAACATTCTCAGAATGGATTTGGCAGTTTCAAACTTCAAGGTAGTAACCCCTTAGAACAACTTGGTTTGTACATGAAGGTGgatgaggaagatgaagaggaagaaagtgAACCACCTCAAAGTGTTAATAAGGCAGCAAATGATGTTGAAGAAGGGGAAATCGATTAG